The Thermodesulfobacteriota bacterium DNA window ATTCTTGCCCGTGCGGAGAACTTCCTTCATGGCCGGGAAGTGGAGAAACCGGTTACGGTGAGGACGGGAATGAATCAGCGCTTCATAAAAATCCGCCAACCCGATGACCCGGGCATACTCATGGATATCAGCGGCTTTAAGGCCCGACGGATACCCCGACCCGTCCTGACGTTCGTATACCTGGACAGCGATTTCGGCCAGGTAATCGTAATCTTTATCCAGTTGTGACAGAATCTGACGGCTGAAAACCGGCCGCTGCCGGATCTGTTTCATCTCATCTGAATTCAACGCCGACGTTTTGTAAAAAATCTCGTCCGGTACCAGAACCGTCCCGATATCATGGAACATGGCCGCGGTTCCCAGTTTCACCAGGCCGGCGGCGGGGATTCCCAGATGACTTCCGATCATAACGGCCAGGATGGCGACGTTAACGGAGTGATGAACAACCGTATCCTCCCGATAATCTCGGTGAATTGCGGCCAGAAAAAGCGCGTCCATCTCCTGCCGGCCGACGTCCGTCACTTTCTTCATCAAGGTAATGGACGGATCAGGTGAAAACGCCCGGTTTCGTCGAACGGCATCATAAACCTCTGCCAGACACTTGAGTGCCTCCGTATACAAACGGCTTTCTTCAGGGGTTCCGGGCATCCGCATGCGGGCATCTCCGGCAGCTCCTTCCAGTTGGCTTAATCGCAACGATTCTGAGTCGCTATTTTTTTGCGCGGAGGTTGAACGGACGGTCGAATGTCCGCTCTCGGCAGCCAGCTTGGACATGTTTAATTTTGATTCGTTCATATATCTCCATAAAATTTCACCCGGGGTGAAAATCAGACCGGGCCGATGGGTTTATCCGGATTATAAGTTATTAAAAAAATTATAATTATATTTTTAATGATAATCAAATTTTTTTTACGGCCGGGTAACATTGGTCCTCTTGAAACGCACGGGCATATCTGCCTGGAAATAAATTAAATTATATATAACTACAAATAGTTATATGGTCATAGACGAGGGTTTAATCAGTTAAATTCTGAATATTTTTAGTATATTATTTTTTTGTTAAGGGCGGGTCGGGATGCCCGGACGTGGACTTTTTTCGTAACCGGCCGGATTTTTCCAGCACGCTGATCAGCAGCACCAGCAGCACGGCCTGAAGGAGCAGAAGCGCCGCTTCCAGGATACCGGCGTGACGTATGACAACGGCGCTGATACCGAGACAACTGTTTAAAGCAAAAATAAATACCACGCTTCTTCTGTTGCCGCCCAGGACAATGGCCAGTCGATGGTGAAGGTGATCACGACCGACATATTCCAGCCATTGCCGCACGGTGGCCACCTTGCCGGTAGCGATCCGATCGACGGTGATATAAATCATGTCGAAAATCAACACCCAGAAAATCAGCAGCGGAGAAACCAGTGCCACCACCGGATTGGTGTCCGACCAGACGCCGTAAACAGCCAGACAGGCCAGTATAAATCCGATAAAGGTGCTGCCGGCATCTCCCAGAAAAATAGCGGCCTTGCCCCTGGCCCTGAAATTGTAGGGCAGAAAACCCAGGCAACCGCCCATTACGGCGATGGCCAGCCAGCCGACAAGCGGTTGCCCGGTCTGATAGGCAACCAGGCTCAAAAAAAAAGCGATAATGGCGCCCAGACCGGCGGCCAGGCCGTTCATGCCGTCAAAAAAGTTCAGGGCATTGGTAATGCCGATGATCCACAAAAAAGTCAGGACCAGGTTAAAGGCAAGACCGGCGGTTCCCAGGTGAGTCGGGACAACCTTAAGGACAACCCCGTGACTGACGACGATGATGACCGCGACGATCTGGGCCAGCAGCTTGATGACGGCGGGCACCTCACTGATGTCATCCATCAGCCCCACGGCAAAAAGAAGCAGTGAAGCCGATAGAATCGCCACGACACCCGGGTCATAAATGCCATTTAAGAGAATGGAAGCAAGAGAAGCCATAAAAACAGCCATCCCGCCCAGCAGCGGTGTGGCCTGATCGTGACGTTTGCGTCCGTCCGGCAGGTCGAGGATGTTGAACCGGCGGGCCACCCGCATACAAACCGGCGTCAGGCAGAAGGAGATCCCGGCGGAAAGAATCAGGATATAGGCCCAGCGAGCGCCATGCAAAGCGAATGTTATGGAGGCAGACGGCAGCAGCAACGCTCCCGTCAGAAGAACGGCCGTTCCATAAAGCAACCCTTTCCACTTGCTGTTTCCCGACCTTTCCGTCATGACTCCATTTCCTCCAGACATTCTTTCAGGGCGGCGATGACGGTATCTGCTTCCTGATCCGTCAATGAGGGATAGATCGGGATGGACAGCGCCGTGCGCCAGGCCGCGTCCGATTGCTCATATCCCGTCAGGTTCAAATAGTGATGAAGCGGCCGGAACACGGGCCGGGCACAGGTGATACCGCGCCGGGCAAGGCGGTCGATCCACGGGCCGGCGTCATCCGGTACCCGGACAACATAGCGGAAGTAAATCCGGCCGGGCGTGTCCGGCGGCAGGATGACGCGGAAATGACACAGGGCCTCATTATAGCGGCCTGCTATCTCCTGCCTTCTGATGATAAACGTTTCCAGCTTCCCCAATTGGGACAGGCCCATGGCGGCCTGAAGGTCGGTCATCTTGTAATTGAAACGAACGCGGTAATCCGTCCGGTTGTCATAATTTCGCAAATCCACAATCCGCTCGATAATTTTCTGATCCCGGGACGCGACCAGACCGCCCTCACCGGTTGTCATCATCTTGGTGGCGTAAAAGGAAAAAACAGCCGCGCCGCCAAACGCGCCCAGGGGTCGGCCATGATAGAGGGCGCCCACAGCCTGGGCACAATCCTCGATCAGGGGAATGCCGATGGCCAGCAGTCCGTCCAGGTCAGCCGGCGCACCGAACATATGAGGAACGATTATCGCCCGGGTCCGAGATGTTACCCTGCCGGCAGCATCGCGAGAATCCATGTTGAACGTGTCCGGATCGATGTCTGCCAGAACCGGTTCCGCGCCGGCATGATAAACCGCGTTCAACACTGCCGTGCAGACATAAGAGGGAATGATCACCTGGTCGCCCGGACCGATCCCTAGGGCCAGCAGGGCCAGATGCAGTCCCGCTGTTCCCGAGTTCACGGCCGCGGCATGGCCCAGCCTGAATGCCTCCGCAAAATCTCTTTCCAGACGCTCTACCATCCGGCCCTGGGCAATCTGACCGGACAGCACCACCCGGTGGACAGCCGCGGCTTCCGCCTCTCCCAGGGTGGGACGTGAATGAGGGATGACATTCATGATGTCGGCCGATAATCCTGAACACCTTAAATGTTGATAAACAGCCGTAACGGGCTGAAGGCTTCGGCGTATTTCACCCGGCCCTGGATCCCCCGGAAAACCGCTCCGGCGTTGGCGATATCCAGAATGGACAGACCTTCGATATTGGTCCTGGCCACCTGGGATTGGTGGGCCTTGAGCAGGTCTCTCTTTTTGTCGATAGTCTCGCTGATATCAACAAAAACCGAAGGGTCAAACCGCTGAGTAGTCGGCCCCTCGTAAAACATGACATTCCGGACATAACGGGTGGCTGAAATAACGATCTGGGCCAGGTGGCGGTGATCCTGATGGGTGTCGTCATGGTAGTGGCAGAAAATAAAATCCGGTTTCACCACGGACATGATGCCCTCGATATACTGGATCGTATCCAGGTCGACCGCCAGGCGCGTATCTTCGGCGTTGCCCCAGAACAGGCCGCTGGCATTCATGATTTGCGCCGACGCCGTCTGTTCGGCCATGCGGACGTCCATGTCTCCGCCCCTGTCACCCTTGGACATGATCAGCAGATATATCTTGTGCCCCCGGATACCGTATTTTAGCAGGGTTCCCCCGCAGCCGAACTCGATGTCATCGGGATGAGCGCCGATGGCCAGGATATTCATTCGTTTATCCATTATTCTCCTTCCCCTCTGATCACCGCCAGACTGTCCGGACCGCGGTTGAAGAGCAGGTCGACCGCCGACAGGTTGGCCACAAAATCGCCGTACAATTGAGGATAGACCGGATGATCAAATGCCTGAAACACCACCCGGATACCGCTGTCGTTAAACCGGGACAGATCCATGTAATTGGCGCCTCCCCGGCCGGCCAGATAAGTGTCCGCTCCAAGTTCCCGGCAGATATCGATCAGCCGGTCGGTGGGCTCTTCCCTCAGGGGCGCCAATTCCGAAGCGATCACCGTTTTCGTTTCGATCCCCAGTGCCCGGCGCAGCGCTTCGGCCAGAGCGATATTCAATTCGGAAAGGCGTTCCGGGTCAGATCGCAATATGGGTTCAAAAAGGCTCATATACTCATCAAAAAACGGTGCACGCCGGTAGCAGGTCGTCAGGGCCTGAATATGTTTTTTTCCCCACGGCGTTTTCCGGTCGATTTTAACCTGGTTGATTCTCTGGGGAAACCGGTAAGTCACGGGAACGGTCAGCCACTGCCACCCGCCAACGGACTTAATCCGGTTCCGGTTCTGCCACTCGTTCTTTTTGTATTGAACGTTATCAAGATAGCAGAAAACATCGGCTTTGGCCATCTTATCGTAATAGCCGAGCCAGGGAAAATATTGCGGCTGATGAACGGCGGCGATCATGGCCGGTCCCTCATGGCGGATTCATAAAGGGCGTTAATCTTGGATATCATGACGGCAAGCGAGAAGCGAAGCGCTGTCTCCCGCCCCTTCTCCCCAAGGGCGACGCGCAGGGCGTGACTGTCAAGCAATTTTACGATGGCGGCGCGCAGGGCGCCGGGATCCCGGGGATCGACCAGAAAACCGTTGTCTCCATTACGGACCATGTCCGGTATGCCGCCGACGTTTGAGGCCACTACCGGCCTGCCGGATGCCATGGCTTCCACCACCACCCTGCCCATACCCTCGTTCAGGGACGGCAGGACAAACACGTCAAACGCCCGCATCACTGCGGGGATATCCCGACGCCAGCCGGCCAGCACCACCTTCACGTCAACGCCCGCTTCAGCGGCTTTTTGCTTCAGGTCCGATTCCAGGTCGCCCTTGCCCACAAACACCAGATACAGGTCCGGCCGGGATCTCAGCAGCGGTATCATGGCCTCAAGCAGGCCCGCGGGGTTCTTGACGGACTGCAGCCAGCCCACGGTGCCGACCACGGCCGCCCTTTCCGGGATCCCCAGTTCCCGGCGAATTCCGGGGTCATCGCCTGGCGCCGCAAGGAAGGCGTCAATATCCACCCCGCTGTGAATGATACGCATGCGGTCATCGGCAAAAAGGCGCAAGGATAAATAGTCGTCCCTTTCTCCCCGGGTCAGGGCCACCAGATGATGCGTTATAGGGGCGGTAAGTCTTTCCGTCAACAAAAACAGCTTTGAAAAAAGAGCGGCGAAATGACCGTAAAACACATGGCCATGAGGCGTATGGACAATCACCGGTGTCCGCGCCAGCCAGGCGGCCCATCGGCCCAGGATGCCGGCCTTGGAAGTATGGGTGTGAACGATGTCCGGTTTCTCCCGCCGGATGATCCGCCATAATTGTAGCATGGCGTCGACATCATATAGGGGATGGACGCTTCGAACCAGCGCGGGCAGGCGGATGATTTCCACGCCCTGCCGCCGGGCTTTCTCCAGACCGGATTCTACCGATTCCGTCTCCGCCGGCGTCATCCGTGACTCCCGGGACAGGCCGGTGACCAGGATCACCCGATATCTCTTCCGGTCCAGACCCAGGCAGGTCAGCAGCGTGTTCTGCGCCGAACCGCCCATGTCCATCCGGGTGATGATGTGCATGACCGAAACCCGATCCGTCATCATTTCAATCCCTCCCGATTGCCAGGGCCAGCATGGCGTCGATATTTTTTTCCCAGGAATAATTGTCCTCGACAAAGGCACGGGTTTTGAGCCGGAGTACTTCGTAAGCGCCGGGCGTTTTTCTGACACAACCGGTTTTTTCAATGATCAGCCGGGCCATGGCTTCTTCGGAAATATCGTCGAACAGCAAATCACGATCAAACGATTCGAGAATCTCCAGGGTACCGCCGACGGGCGTTCCCAAAACGGGCGTACCGGACGCCATGGCTTCCAGGGTAACCAGGCCGAACCCTTCCAGGTCTTGGGTCGGAAGGATAAAAAGGTCCGCCATGCGGTAATAGTCGGGCAGATCCTCTTCTTGGATAAAACCGGTGAAGAGAACGTGCGGCGTCAGTCCGGTTTCTTCCGCCTGCCGTACCAGTGCCCGCTTCAAAGGCCCCTCGCCGCCGATCACCAGATGCACATCCTTCGACCGTCGCAGAACAATTTCCATGGCGCGCAGCAACACGGAGAGTCCCATGCGGGGCTCCAGGTTCCGCAAAGTAAACAGGATGACCCGGTTTTCGGGCAGACCCAGCCTACCCCTGATGGCTGCTTTGTCATCAGCCGGCCGGAAACGAGTACAATCTACACCACCGGGAATAACCGATATTTTTTCGTCCGGGACCCCATGACTGTGCCGCAATTTTTTACCGGTATAAGCACTTAAGGTCACGATCCGATCAGCACCGTCCAGAGCCGTCTTCTCCAACCGTTTCCTGACCCGAGCCATTACCTGAATGGCCAGACGCCCGAACATGCCGGGTGGCGCGGCGTTCCTGGAAAGATATTCCTCATGCCACAGGGAATGACAGGTGTAGATTTTTCTTATGCCGGTCCTTCCGGTAAACAGAACGGCCATGGCGGATAAGGGTTGATGCAAAAAGATACAATCAAAACCGATGTCCTGATGCAACGACCGGAACAGGCGTCCGCCGTTTTTGATGGTGTCGGCGAAAAAGCCCAAGGGATGTTTCGGATCCGCCCGGTATCGCCATTCGGTGACGCCGGATATGGTCTGGTGCTCCGACCCATGGATTTCCGGGATCCATCGGGTCATCAGATGGACGGAATGGCTCCTGGCCGCCATACGTGTGGCCTGTTCGAAAAGGACACGCTCCGTACCGCTGCCGGCATTGCTGATGGACGCATCCGCCACAAAGAGAAGATTCAACTCCGGTTCCCCGCCTGAAGCAACTATATTTCAAAAGAATCCTTTGAGGGAGTATAGCATAATACGGACGGACTCGTCATTACCGCGTGTCAGCAGACGCCAGCCAGGCCGGATCGTCCCGGGGCCAGTCCTTTAAGGGAATCATACACCGTCTCTGTTGACGCGACCGTAGTCCTGATGTCAAAACGTTCGAGAACCGTCCGGTGCCCCTGCCCGGCTATCTTCTTCCGCGAATCGGAGGCGGACAGGATACGTCCGGCCGCCTCCGCCATTGCCGACGGGTCTTCGGGAGGCACCAGCAGGCCGTTGATTCCGGGGCGGATATATTCCGCCGGTCCTCCGGAATTCGTGGCCAGAACCGCGACGCCTGAGGCCATGGCCTCCAGGGCCGACAGGCCAAAAGGCTCTCTCACCGACGGCAGGACAAAAAGGTCCAGGACGGCATAGATCTCTTCAATTTCATCGACCGAACCAGTAAACCGGCAAATGTCCGCCACGCCCGCGGTCATTGCCTCCCGTTTCAGATCTTCCAGCAACGGCCCCTCTCCGGCGAACAGGCAGACCAGATCCGGGAATGCGGGTTTGAGAAGAGGCAGTGCCCGGATCAGATGCACCTGCCCCTTTTCCGGGACCAGACGGCCCACCGTACCGATCACCGGAGAGCGGCCAGTTATACCCAGCTTCATTTTTATCGCTTCGACATCAAAAGCGCGGGAGAAACGCACCGGGTCGATGCCGTTATAAATGACAATGATTTTGTCCGGACTGATGCCTAGCTTCCGGGTGTCCGCGGCCATAGCTTCGGAAACGCAGATAAAGCGCCGGGTTATGCGGGATGACCATGATTCAATAATCCGGTAGAACCGCCGGAGGGCAGGCGGCGTATCCCGGTAATCAAAAAGAGAAACATGAATGGTGACCACATGAGGCCGTCGGGTCAGCAGCGCTGCCAGGCGGCCGTAAAAATTAGCCCGAAACCCGTGGGAGTGGATCACATCCGCCCCGGCCTCCCGGCAGAGGCGGCAGAGGTGGATGAGGGCCGCCGGAGACGGCTGCCGCGGCATAGGGATGATTTGATACCGATGGCCGGCGGCTTCCATCTCCCGGTTCAGGTATCCGGCATAAGGGATTACCGTAACATGACGGTAAGCCCGCGAGGAATAACGGATCAGGTCGAGCAGGTGCCGCTCGCCACCGCCCGGGCCGCCGGAACCGATCACGTGAAGCACGGTTGTCATCGGAGCTGTCAATGTCATTGGTTTGCGCACTGCCTTACCGCTTCGTCCGCCACCATCCTGGCCATCATCCGCCGGTCGAACCGGTCCCGGATCCACTGATGGGCTGCCATCCGTTGATCCATGTCCGGTTCGCCGGGCTGCGACAGGATGCGGATCACCGCCTCGGCCAATGCCGTAGGCGAATCCGGCTGCACCAGGGTCACCAGGGGCGCGTTCCGGAATATGCCGGTAATGCCGGGCACGTCCGAAGCGACCACCGGTCTGCCGCAGGCCAGGTAGTCAAACATTTTGACAGGTGATCTCAAACCCGCGTCACGATGATACGGCGCCACGCAGACATCCATGGCATTGATCCAGTGCGGGAGCGCTTCATACTCGATTTCTCCGGTAAAAATGAAATAACGTTCCAAGCCCATCGCTTCGACCATTTCCGCCCACACCCGCCTCATGGGGCCGTCGCCGACAATCAGAAACCGTGCCGCCGGAACGGTCTCAACAATCTCCGACGCGGCTTCTATCAACCTTCCTACGCCCTGGTGAGCAAGCAGGGTCCCCACAAAACCGACGTAACGAAGGTTCTCCTCCAAACCAACGGTTCGGCAAGACGCATGCCTGTCCGCGGGTCGCATCAAATCGGTATTGGCGCCGCTGGGCATGACGACCATCTTCCCCGGAGGCATGGCCGGCATCTGCTTTCCGATCTTTGTAATCACCGCTTCTGAGATTACAAAGCAACGGTCGGCGTGACGGATATTGATCCGGTCCAGAAATTCCGAAAGCAGAGACCGCAGGCGGGATCGGGCTTGCCCTCCCTCACCCCGGCGGCCGGCAAACGGGTCGTCATTTACTTCCAGGTAAAACCGGGCTTTCTTCATTTTCGCATACAACAGCGGGACTATCAGTGATGTTCTTCGCAGATAAACAACATCCGGCAGCGTCCTTCGTCGGTGGATCAGAGACAGAAGCAAAAAAAGGTTATAGGAAACTGAACGCAGGCCCGGCACATTCAACAGGGGGATCTCAATGACGGTAAAGGGCGGTTTCTTCTCGGCGAAACCATACTTCGGCAGAAAAAGCGTCACCTCGCTTCCCGTCTGGGCCAGGTTCCAGGCCAGATCCCAGATCTTGACGCTGGCGCCGACGAAATGTTTCCAGAGGGGATCATGCCAGTAGGCGAAAAGGTGAAATGATAGTTTTGTATTATTCATTAGGGCTTTTAATAGTTGTACAAGAAATCTTTTCCCTGCTATAGTTTTAAAAAAAGAAACTCTTTTGATCTATTAACATAACCATTTGATTTATATAAACATCAATTTTGTTTTTCCACTCTTTTATGATTCCCTTATAAAATATGCGGACCAAAGAAAACTTTTTCTCGTCATAACTAACTTAAATTTTGGTTATTTACAACCGATTCTTCCTATGAATCAGTAAAGTCGGTATACATAATCTTAACAAGATATCAGTCAGAATATTGGCAGAAAATAAAAACGGATGGGTGTGCTCCATTGAAAATGACAGTGAATATGCCCTGCCTAATATGCGGTTCGGAAGAAAACCATGAAAGGTTTCGAATTCGATATCCCGAGCATAACTATCCCGGAGACTTTTGTATTCGAGAATGCAAGGGTTGCGGTCTGTTGTTTAATTCGCCTAGAATTCCTGAAGAGCAACTCAAGCAATTATATGATAATAATTATTATTTCTTTAAGAGACCGGCAATCGATGAATTCAATCGTTCGGTACACATTTATAACCGAACTATCCGCAGGATTGAAAATAAAATATCCGAAAAACGAGTACTTGAGATTGGAAGCGCCAAGGGATATTTACTATCAATCATGCAAAAAATGGGTTGGGAGGTCAAAGGTATTGAAATATCGGCCGAGGCTGCCAGGTATGCGGTTGAAAAACTTCATGTAGATACGTTCCATGGCACGATAGACCAATATATTCAATCACCAGGTGCCTTTGAGCCCTATCCTCTGGTTCTTGCCATCGATATTATTGAACATGTTCCAGACCCGGTCTTATTTATCCGGCATTTACAGAAAATCGTAAAACCGGGCGGTATGCTGATCATCGATACTCCAAATGGCGGCTCGAAAAAAATTGGCATTGAAGGCAGCGCCTGGAAAGGCTTCAATCCTTATCACATATCTCTTTTCTCTGTAAGTAATTTATCTCAGCTACTGACTCAATCTGGCTTTCACCTGAAAGATATTTTTTTTTATGGTGGTAAAATAGATGATCAACAAAAAATCGGCTACAGGAAACGTATTAAAATTATGCTCCAATCGAGTTTCGCCTGGCCAATTTTTGAGCATACATACAATCTGATAAAATCGGCGGCATCTCGAATAATACCAATCCCATATTATCTTCACTTGGCTGAATCAAAGATAAGTTCATTAAAAAGGCTTGAATCTTTATCTCAGAATAAAAACGATGTAGACGATGGGGATAATTTTGTTCTATTTGCACAGAAAGAGTAAAAGAATAACCTAAAATCATTTCCAATTTTTGAAAGGGCCCAGAAGTTTTTCTTACTATGCGCTATTCTGTTATTTCGAATCCCGTTTCCCACTCTTTTTTTACATATGGATTTACCTTCTTATTCAGACGATAAAAAATCGTGGCATTCCCCACATTATTTTGAAAATACTCAACATGACTGTCCGCTAAATATCGGATAAATATTTTTTCCAGGTTATGCTCATAATCGGCAAAAATAAAAGCCGGTTCGGGACTAGATCGAACTTTCTCCGTAATATCAATTTTCCTGTCCCGCAACACGATCCCGTCGGGTATCAGATAGGGAGCGCCATTCAGAACGCCACCCGATGCGAACATAATCGAATAAGTTGTATCGTATGACCCATAGAAATTCATCAGATGATTCGAGGATAAAAACTTGGCTGCCGGATACGGATCAAATACGGATTTTCGGAATTCGGAATTCCACCCCATAACATTGGCAATGATGAACAACGGAATCAAAGACAACACAAGGCCTCGACCTTTTAAAATAATATCTTTAAAATAAAAAAGAATTACTGGCCAAACCAGCAACAAGGGCATGAAATGTCGGTCATGGTTCAATCCCACGCCCCAATGGAAAAAAAACAACAGCACCACTGAAAACGCAAACTGTCGAAAATAAAAACGCGGGATGTCGTTTCTTTTATCCCGTAACGCAACGATAATAAATAACAGAAGTGAGGCTATCAGGAATATTCCGACCATATTTGAAATAGGACTCGGTTTTTGAAAAGGATATAAAAAGGTGGAAAGGTTATAAGGCAGATGAAGTACCCACCACTTTAAGTAAGCGAGCTTTTGCTGAATGGCGCATAGGACGATCTCTGCGGTAGGCTTTATCATTGCATTACGGCCGACCCCCAGACTTCTCCCGCCGGCCCTTAAAAAAGTTTTGAGGGGGAATAAAAAATTATAAACGATCAATGGCGATAACCCGATAATAAAACCGGCGGTAAAAACAGATATCCCCTTCCAGCGAATATCCTCGAATCTTCGGTATAACGAAGTAAAAATAAAAGCGATGATGACAGGAATGATCAAAAAAATTATTTGCAGAAAAAATCCGGCGGCAAATCCGGAAAAAAACAGGACTCGGCCAAACCCCTCACGGCCGACATGTTCGTTGATCCGCCAGCTCGAATAAATGACCAGCGCCATACCAAAAACCAATTCACC harbors:
- a CDS encoding HD domain-containing phosphohydrolase, whose product is MRMPGTPEESRLYTEALKCLAEVYDAVRRNRAFSPDPSITLMKKVTDVGRQEMDALFLAAIHRDYREDTVVHHSVNVAILAVMIGSHLGIPAAGLVKLGTAAMFHDIGTVLVPDEIFYKTSALNSDEMKQIRQRPVFSRQILSQLDKDYDYLAEIAVQVYERQDGSGYPSGLKAADIHEYARVIGLADFYEALIHSRPHRNRFLHFPAMKEVLRTGKNSFDRKHLKALMSVVSLFPVFSFVRLNSGTIGKVLETDARYPTRPRVKIIFDAQHRPMTTERIVDLKENTLLFITDGMAEDVAGTGSI
- a CDS encoding MraY family glycosyltransferase is translated as MTERSGNSKWKGLLYGTAVLLTGALLLPSASITFALHGARWAYILILSAGISFCLTPVCMRVARRFNILDLPDGRKRHDQATPLLGGMAVFMASLASILLNGIYDPGVVAILSASLLLFAVGLMDDISEVPAVIKLLAQIVAVIIVVSHGVVLKVVPTHLGTAGLAFNLVLTFLWIIGITNALNFFDGMNGLAAGLGAIIAFFLSLVAYQTGQPLVGWLAIAVMGGCLGFLPYNFRARGKAAIFLGDAGSTFIGFILACLAVYGVWSDTNPVVALVSPLLIFWVLIFDMIYITVDRIATGKVATVRQWLEYVGRDHLHHRLAIVLGGNRRSVVFIFALNSCLGISAVVIRHAGILEAALLLLQAVLLVLLISVLEKSGRLRKKSTSGHPDPPLTKK
- a CDS encoding DegT/DnrJ/EryC1/StrS family aminotransferase, which translates into the protein MNVIPHSRPTLGEAEAAAVHRVVLSGQIAQGRMVERLERDFAEAFRLGHAAAVNSGTAGLHLALLALGIGPGDQVIIPSYVCTAVLNAVYHAGAEPVLADIDPDTFNMDSRDAAGRVTSRTRAIIVPHMFGAPADLDGLLAIGIPLIEDCAQAVGALYHGRPLGAFGGAAVFSFYATKMMTTGEGGLVASRDQKIIERIVDLRNYDNRTDYRVRFNYKMTDLQAAMGLSQLGKLETFIIRRQEIAGRYNEALCHFRVILPPDTPGRIYFRYVVRVPDDAGPWIDRLARRGITCARPVFRPLHHYLNLTGYEQSDAAWRTALSIPIYPSLTDQEADTVIAALKECLEEMES
- a CDS encoding PIG-L deacetylase family protein, translated to MDKRMNILAIGAHPDDIEFGCGGTLLKYGIRGHKIYLLIMSKGDRGGDMDVRMAEQTASAQIMNASGLFWGNAEDTRLAVDLDTIQYIEGIMSVVKPDFIFCHYHDDTHQDHRHLAQIVISATRYVRNVMFYEGPTTQRFDPSVFVDISETIDKKRDLLKAHQSQVARTNIEGLSILDIANAGAVFRGIQGRVKYAEAFSPLRLFINI
- a CDS encoding WbqC family protein, with the translated sequence MIAAVHQPQYFPWLGYYDKMAKADVFCYLDNVQYKKNEWQNRNRIKSVGGWQWLTVPVTYRFPQRINQVKIDRKTPWGKKHIQALTTCYRRAPFFDEYMSLFEPILRSDPERLSELNIALAEALRRALGIETKTVIASELAPLREEPTDRLIDICRELGADTYLAGRGGANYMDLSRFNDSGIRVVFQAFDHPVYPQLYGDFVANLSAVDLLFNRGPDSLAVIRGEGE
- a CDS encoding glycosyltransferase family 4 protein; translation: MMTDRVSVMHIITRMDMGGSAQNTLLTCLGLDRKRYRVILVTGLSRESRMTPAETESVESGLEKARRQGVEIIRLPALVRSVHPLYDVDAMLQLWRIIRREKPDIVHTHTSKAGILGRWAAWLARTPVIVHTPHGHVFYGHFAALFSKLFLLTERLTAPITHHLVALTRGERDDYLSLRLFADDRMRIIHSGVDIDAFLAAPGDDPGIRRELGIPERAAVVGTVGWLQSVKNPAGLLEAMIPLLRSRPDLYLVFVGKGDLESDLKQKAAEAGVDVKVVLAGWRRDIPAVMRAFDVFVLPSLNEGMGRVVVEAMASGRPVVASNVGGIPDMVRNGDNGFLVDPRDPGALRAAIVKLLDSHALRVALGEKGRETALRFSLAVMISKINALYESAMRDRP
- a CDS encoding glycosyltransferase family 4 protein, translating into MNLLFVADASISNAGSGTERVLFEQATRMAARSHSVHLMTRWIPEIHGSEHQTISGVTEWRYRADPKHPLGFFADTIKNGGRLFRSLHQDIGFDCIFLHQPLSAMAVLFTGRTGIRKIYTCHSLWHEEYLSRNAAPPGMFGRLAIQVMARVRKRLEKTALDGADRIVTLSAYTGKKLRHSHGVPDEKISVIPGGVDCTRFRPADDKAAIRGRLGLPENRVILFTLRNLEPRMGLSVLLRAMEIVLRRSKDVHLVIGGEGPLKRALVRQAEETGLTPHVLFTGFIQEEDLPDYYRMADLFILPTQDLEGFGLVTLEAMASGTPVLGTPVGGTLEILESFDRDLLFDDISEEAMARLIIEKTGCVRKTPGAYEVLRLKTRAFVEDNYSWEKNIDAMLALAIGRD
- a CDS encoding glycosyltransferase family 4 protein; the protein is MTLTAPMTTVLHVIGSGGPGGGERHLLDLIRYSSRAYRHVTVIPYAGYLNREMEAAGHRYQIIPMPRQPSPAALIHLCRLCREAGADVIHSHGFRANFYGRLAALLTRRPHVVTIHVSLFDYRDTPPALRRFYRIIESWSSRITRRFICVSEAMAADTRKLGISPDKIIVIYNGIDPVRFSRAFDVEAIKMKLGITGRSPVIGTVGRLVPEKGQVHLIRALPLLKPAFPDLVCLFAGEGPLLEDLKREAMTAGVADICRFTGSVDEIEEIYAVLDLFVLPSVREPFGLSALEAMASGVAVLATNSGGPAEYIRPGINGLLVPPEDPSAMAEAAGRILSASDSRKKIAGQGHRTVLERFDIRTTVASTETVYDSLKGLAPGRSGLAGVC
- a CDS encoding glycosyltransferase family 4 protein, which encodes MNNTKLSFHLFAYWHDPLWKHFVGASVKIWDLAWNLAQTGSEVTLFLPKYGFAEKKPPFTVIEIPLLNVPGLRSVSYNLFLLLSLIHRRRTLPDVVYLRRTSLIVPLLYAKMKKARFYLEVNDDPFAGRRGEGGQARSRLRSLLSEFLDRINIRHADRCFVISEAVITKIGKQMPAMPPGKMVVMPSGANTDLMRPADRHASCRTVGLEENLRYVGFVGTLLAHQGVGRLIEAASEIVETVPAARFLIVGDGPMRRVWAEMVEAMGLERYFIFTGEIEYEALPHWINAMDVCVAPYHRDAGLRSPVKMFDYLACGRPVVASDVPGITGIFRNAPLVTLVQPDSPTALAEAVIRILSQPGEPDMDQRMAAHQWIRDRFDRRMMARMVADEAVRQCANQ
- a CDS encoding class I SAM-dependent methyltransferase produces the protein MTVNMPCLICGSEENHERFRIRYPEHNYPGDFCIRECKGCGLLFNSPRIPEEQLKQLYDNNYYFFKRPAIDEFNRSVHIYNRTIRRIENKISEKRVLEIGSAKGYLLSIMQKMGWEVKGIEISAEAARYAVEKLHVDTFHGTIDQYIQSPGAFEPYPLVLAIDIIEHVPDPVLFIRHLQKIVKPGGMLIIDTPNGGSKKIGIEGSAWKGFNPYHISLFSVSNLSQLLTQSGFHLKDIFFYGGKIDDQQKIGYRKRIKIMLQSSFAWPIFEHTYNLIKSAASRIIPIPYYLHLAESKISSLKRLESLSQNKNDVDDGDNFVLFAQKE